One region of Cucurbita pepo subsp. pepo cultivar mu-cu-16 chromosome LG03, ASM280686v2, whole genome shotgun sequence genomic DNA includes:
- the LOC111789767 gene encoding uncharacterized protein LOC111789767 — protein MAMLRIQLPLQFVSPKGLPIESPQFFQGKCKYIRNMAESVGSRSMDKKLIQIDISSDTVCPWCFVGKKNLDKAISASQDQYHFELKWHPFQLNPSAPKEGVVKKEFYRSKFGIQSEQMEARMVEVFRGLGLDYDMSGLTGNTLDSHRLIYLAGQQGLDKQHDLVEELCLGYFTQGKYIGDRDFLLECARKARVEGAAEFLESDDKGVKEVKEELEKYSGKISGVPFYVINGKHKLNGAQPPEVFLRAFQVAGK, from the exons ATGGCCATGCTCCGTATTCAACTGCCACTGCAGTTCGTTTCTCCCAAGGGACTCCCAATTGAATCCCCTCAATTTTTCCAG GGAAAGTGCAAATATATCAGGAACATGGCCGAGTCAGTTGGGAGTAGGAGCATGGATAAAAAGCTTATTCAAATCGATATAAGCTCCGACACCGTTTGCCCCTGGTGCTTTGTTGGCAAAAAGAATCTTGACAAAGCTATCTCTGCTTCTCAGGATCAATATCATTTTGAG TTGAAATGGCATCCATTCCAGCTCAATCCTTCTGCTCCCAAAGAAGGTGTTGTTAAGAAGGAATTTTACAGGAGTAAGTTTGGAATCCAATCTGAACAGATGGAAGCTCGGATGGTTGAG GTGTTTAGGGGTCTTGGACTGGATTACGACATGTCTGGGCTAAC GGGAAATACCCTAGACAGCCACAGGCTTATATATTTGGCAGGTCAACAAGGTTTAGACAAACAGCATGATCTTGTGGAGGAGTTGTGCCTTGGATACTTCACTCAGGGAAAATACATTGGAGACAG GgactttcttttggaatgTGCTAGAAAGGCGAGGGTCGAAGGAGCAGCAGAGTTTCTCGAGTCAGATGATAAAGGAGTTAAGGAG GTCAAGGAAGAGCTTGAGAAGTACTCAGGAAAAATCTCTGGAGTTCCCTTTTATGTA ATCAATGGGAAGCACAAACTGAACGGCGCTCAACCCCCTGAGGTTTTTCTAAGAGCTTTTCAAGTTGCTGGAAAGTGA
- the LOC111790045 gene encoding truncated transcription factor CAULIFLOWER A-like, translating to MGRGRVQLKRIENKISRQVTFSKRRAGLLKKAHEISVLCDADVALIVFSTKGKLFEYSSHSSMEKILEKYERYSYAERPLAPNSDSESQASWCQEYPKLAARLEIVQKNLRHYLGEELDPLNLRELQSLEQQLDSSLKRIRARKNQLMQESISKLHKKEKELQEENRKLANKVKENETVWVERGHCELTNLDHNHHILATPPPLPSLSIGVNCHGRGSDEDETRPTSTNNIQIPAWMLSHVTENPHN from the exons ATGGGAAGAGGCAGAGTTCAGCTGAAGAGAATAGAGAACAAAATCAGCCGCCAAGTCACCTTCTCAAAGCGTAGAGCTGGTTTGCTCAAAAAGGCCCATGAGATCTCTGTTCTTTGTGATGCAGATGTTGCTTTGATCGTCTTCTCCACCAAAGGCAAGCTCTTTGAGTACTCCTCTCATTCCAG CATGGAGAAAATcttagaaaaatatgaaagataTTCTTATGCTGAGAGACCATTGGCCCCAAATTCAGATTCCGAATCACAG GCAAGTTGGTGTCAGGAGTATCCAAAGCTTGCAGCCAGATTGGAGATTGTGCAGAAGAATTTAAG GCATTATTTGGGAGAAGAGCTTGACCCTTTGAATTTGAGAGAACTTCAAAGCTTGGAACAACAACTTGATTCATCACTCAAGCGCATAAGAGCCAGAAAG AACCAACTAATGCAAGAATCCATTTCAAAGCTACACAAAAAG GAAAAGGAATTGCAAGAGGAGAACAGGAAGCTAGCAAATAAG gTAAAAGAGAATGAGACGGTTTGGGTTGAACGTGGACACTGCGAGCTCACAAATTTGGATCATAATCACCACATTTTAGCAACGCCACCACCACTTCCTTCTTTGTCAATTGG AGTAAACTGCCATGGGAGAGGATCAGATGAAGATGAAACAAGGCCAACAAGCACCAACAACATCCAAATACCAGCATGGATGCTTAGCCATGTGACTGAAAACCCTCATAATTAA
- the LOC111789849 gene encoding uncharacterized protein LOC111789849, with amino-acid sequence MRRKYQGSKRVKHAQLQAVRRDFEILQMQKGETVNDYIDKVMSLASKMRMHGDSITDIAVVEKILQSLIPKFDCIVCSIEEANNVEEMQIDELQSSLLVHEQKLNRTSVIEEMTSLKI; translated from the coding sequence ATGAGGAGGAAGTATCAAGGTTCAAAGAGAGTAAAGCATGCTCAACTTCAAGCAGTTAGAAGAGACTTTGAAATTCTCCAAATGCAAAAGGGAGAAACGGTGAATGATTATATTGACAAGGTTATGAGTCTTGCAAGTAAAATGAGGATGCATGGTGATTCAATCACGGATATTGCAGTTGTAGAAAAGATTTTGCAATCTCTAATTCCAAAGTTCGATTGCATTGTATGTTCTATTGAAGAAGCAAACAATGTCGAAGAGATGCAAATAGATGAACTTCAAAGCTCCTTGCTAGTGCATGAGCAGAAGCTTAATCGCACGAGTGTAATAGAGGAGATGACAAGCTTAAAGATATGA